From Miscanthus floridulus cultivar M001 chromosome 15, ASM1932011v1, whole genome shotgun sequence, the proteins below share one genomic window:
- the LOC136509533 gene encoding uncharacterized protein, whose protein sequence is MFSWEQPLCALPDDINPSLKHSTYTELLLDLILPDLGMQPGPEPLEPTDPEPPEPTDPEPQPNPTMPNKSQCVAEEEHDIFDNEEEYVGVDDEHMYITIPPAQPSLNAQTDSSMPTNAANQIVPAEAEVTDADPDEIRVLHDPENPRIEKGALFPDIITFRKAVRHYAVKKGFELAPGIKTDPTRYIARCKHPGCPWRIHASRIHDQKTIQIKTLPFEHDCPTTKLVVNKMPSQEWVSDRLKEWLKKNPSKRPKAAKEKVEGDYGIKLKYSKLYSGVQLALQHIHGKYEESFKLLFNWKAQMDITCPGSIVEIDVEKVGKKMRFKRIFVALKPCVDGFITGCRPFIGVDASSLNGKYTGQLASATGVDGHNWL, encoded by the exons ATGTTTTCGTGGGAACAGCCCCTGTGTGCGCTTCCAGATGACATAAATCCATCACTAAAGCATTCTACttatactgaactactactagacCTTATCCTTCCTGATctaggaatgcagcctggtccagaaCCACTAGAACCTACTGATCCAGAACCACCAGAACCTACTGATCCAGAACCACAGCCTAATCCAACAATGCCTAACAAATCCCAATGTGTTGCCGAAGAAGAGCATGACATCTTTGATAATGAAGAAGAGTATGTTGGCGTCGATGATGAGCATATGTACATTACAATTCCACCTGCACAGCCATCTTTGAATGCACAAACAGATTCATCTATGCCTACTAATGCTGCCAATCAAATTGTTCCTGCTGAGGCAGAGGTTACTGATGCAGATCCTGATGAGATAAGGGTCTTACATGATCCTGAGAACCCAAGAATAGAGAAGGGTGCCTTATTTCCTGACATCATCACCTTCAGGAAAGCAGTGAGGCACTATGCAGTGAAGAAAGGTTTTGAGCTTGCTCCTGGCATCAAGACTGACCCTACCAGGTATATTGCAAGGTGTAAGCACCCTGGCTGTCCTTGGCGTATTCATGCTTCAAGGATTCATGATCAGAAAACTATACAG ATTAAGACCCTACCTTTTGAACACGATTGTCCAACCACGAAGCTTGTTGTAAACAAAATGCCTTCTCAAGAATGGGTGTCAGATAGACTGAAAGAATGGTTGAAGAAGAATCCAAGCAAGCGTCCGAAGGCAGCCAAGGAGAAGGTTGAGGGAGATTATGGGATAAAGCTCAAGTACAGTAAGCTTTATTCAGGTGTGCAGCTAGCACTGCAACATATTCATGGTAAATATGAAGAGTCATTCAAATTGCTATTTAATTGGAAAGCTCAGATGGATATAACATGTCCAGGTAGCATTGTAGAGATAGATGTGGAGAAAGTAGGCAAGAAAATGAGGTTTAAGAGGATATTTGTAGCTCTCAAACCATGTGTGGATGGGTTTATAACTGGTTGTAGGCCATTCATTGGTGTAGATGCATCAAGTCTAAATGGTAAATACACAGGACAGTTAGCATCTGCTACAGGGGTTGATGGACATAACTGGTTGTAG